A genomic segment from Anticarsia gemmatalis isolate Benzon Research Colony breed Stoneville strain chromosome 12, ilAntGemm2 primary, whole genome shotgun sequence encodes:
- the LOC142976906 gene encoding uncharacterized protein LOC142976906 isoform X1 → MDPRVVVFLCIFIAIVKTTKVDMSSEWKPERGWEITCSWKLFNNDSLQSVRLFENDRQFMIFRPEVDKNPRIEQYRRLEDEMLVECQESVPRGLVGTCVLTMEFYQPPTNDFRFSCEASGERPMFRMERKSLVVKALVPPTDAVIEVGSRNADTGRVTLNCTSSGLPAPQLEWRIGEQKVPADFSNRSWNFTSKLYHVWSVVSYSSSEHVAMCIPETSKDGETKRGAAALYSSAESVVKDLRLIVIPILLSSLLLR, encoded by the exons ATGGATCCCAGAGTGGTTGTGTTTTTGTGCATTTTTATTG CCATAGTAAAGACCACGAAGGTGGATATGAGCAGCGAATGGAAACCAGAGCGAGGATGGGAGATCACGTGTTCGTGGAAACTGTTCAACAATGACTCCTTGCAGTCAGTCAGATTGTTTGAGAACGATCGCCAGTTTATGATCTTTAGACCAGAG GTAGACAAAAACCCACGCATCGAACAATACCGTCGACTCGAAGACGAAATGTTGGTGGAATGTCAAGAGAGTGTGCCACGAGGTCTGGTCGGTACATGTGTACTGACGATGGAGTTTTATCAACCACCAACTAACGACTTCAGATTCAGTTGCGAGGCTTCTGGAGAACGACCTATGTTTAGGATGGAGAGGAAGAGCTTAGTTGTTAAGGCTCTTG tGCCACCTACCGACGCAGTGATAGAAGTAGGCTCCAGGAACGCAGACACAGGGCGTGTAACTCTCAACTGTACTTCCAGTGGTTTGCCAGCACCGCAACTAGAGTGGAGAATTGGCGAACAGAAG GTACCAGCAGACTTCAGCAATAGATCGTGGAACTTTACATCGAAGCTGTACCACGTGTGGTCTGTAGTGTCGTACTCTTCAAGCGAACACGTCGCTATGTGTATCCCTGAGACTAGCAAGGATGGAGAAACTAAGCGCGGAGCTGCCGCGTTGTATAGTTCTGCGGAAAGTGTTGTTAAAG ATTTAAGGTTAATCGTCATTCCAATCCTATTATCATCACTACTGTTAAGATGA
- the LOC142976906 gene encoding uncharacterized protein LOC142976906 isoform X2 codes for MDPRVVVFLCIFIAIVKTTKVDMSSEWKPERGWEITCSWKLFNNDSLQSVRLFENDRQFMIFRPEVDKNPRIEQYRRLEDEMLVECQESVPRGLVGTCVLTMEFYQPPTNDFRFSCEASGERPMFRMERKSLVVKALVPPTDAVIEVGSRNADTGRVTLNCTSSGLPAPQLEWRIGEQKVPADFSNRSWNFTSKLYHVWSVVSYSSSEHVAMCIPETSKDGETKRGAAALYSSAESVVKD; via the exons ATGGATCCCAGAGTGGTTGTGTTTTTGTGCATTTTTATTG CCATAGTAAAGACCACGAAGGTGGATATGAGCAGCGAATGGAAACCAGAGCGAGGATGGGAGATCACGTGTTCGTGGAAACTGTTCAACAATGACTCCTTGCAGTCAGTCAGATTGTTTGAGAACGATCGCCAGTTTATGATCTTTAGACCAGAG GTAGACAAAAACCCACGCATCGAACAATACCGTCGACTCGAAGACGAAATGTTGGTGGAATGTCAAGAGAGTGTGCCACGAGGTCTGGTCGGTACATGTGTACTGACGATGGAGTTTTATCAACCACCAACTAACGACTTCAGATTCAGTTGCGAGGCTTCTGGAGAACGACCTATGTTTAGGATGGAGAGGAAGAGCTTAGTTGTTAAGGCTCTTG tGCCACCTACCGACGCAGTGATAGAAGTAGGCTCCAGGAACGCAGACACAGGGCGTGTAACTCTCAACTGTACTTCCAGTGGTTTGCCAGCACCGCAACTAGAGTGGAGAATTGGCGAACAGAAG GTACCAGCAGACTTCAGCAATAGATCGTGGAACTTTACATCGAAGCTGTACCACGTGTGGTCTGTAGTGTCGTACTCTTCAAGCGAACACGTCGCTATGTGTATCCCTGAGACTAGCAAGGATGGAGAAACTAAGCGCGGAGCTGCCGCGTTGTATAGTTCTGCGGAAAGTGTTGTTAAAG ACTAA